The proteins below are encoded in one region of Nocardioides marmorisolisilvae:
- the rplO gene encoding 50S ribosomal protein L15, translating into MTLKLHHLRPAPGAKTAKTRVGRGEGSKGKTAGRGTKGTKARYQVPAAFEGGQMPIHMRLPKLKGFKNPFKVEFQVVNLDRIATLFPEGGSVSVDDLVAKGAVRKGQPVKVLGQGDLSVAVQVSAHKFSSSAKEKISAAGGTTTEL; encoded by the coding sequence ATGACTCTCAAACTCCATCACCTGCGCCCGGCTCCGGGCGCGAAGACTGCGAAGACGCGCGTCGGTCGTGGTGAGGGCTCGAAGGGCAAGACCGCGGGTCGCGGCACCAAGGGCACCAAGGCGCGCTACCAGGTTCCGGCCGCCTTCGAGGGTGGCCAGATGCCGATCCACATGCGGCTCCCCAAGCTCAAGGGCTTCAAGAACCCGTTCAAGGTCGAGTTCCAGGTCGTGAACCTCGACCGCATCGCAACGCTCTTCCCCGAGGGCGGCTCGGTGTCGGTCGACGATCTGGTGGCCAAGGGCGCGGTCCGCAAGGGCCAGCCCGTCAAGGTCCTCGGCCAGGGTGATCTCTCCGTCGCCGTCCAGGTGAGCGCTCACAAGTTCTCGTCCAGCGCCAAGGAGAAGATCTCCGCGGCGGGTGGCACCACCACCGAGCTTTGA